In a genomic window of Strongyloides ratti genome assembly S_ratti_ED321, scaffold srae_chrx_scaffold0000006:
- a CDS encoding Adenosine kinase, whose protein sequence is MVNQNIYEGILLGMGNPLLDIQTTVTKEFLDKYSLKENDAILADDSHIPLFEELLSMKDTEFIPGGATQNALRVSQWIIQKPNCCTFFGAVGDDKYGKTLKEITSLSGVNAKYQLNSSIKTGTCAVLINGSNRSLAAHLAAANTFNMNHFDDPSNVELVKKAKYYYISGFFLTVCPQAIQYVAKHSSEENKTFAMNLAAPFICQFFNNKLNEALPYVDIIFGNESEAEAYAESNNFNTKNLNEIALKLASLPKVNKNKERLVIITQGDKPTIVVKNNIVTEYPINSIPKEKLVDTNGAGDAFCGGFFSQFIQEKDLDECIKCANYAAMTIIQHQGCTLPKTCEYH, encoded by the coding sequence ATGgttaatcaaaatatttatgaaggTATTCTTCTTGGAATGGGAAATCCATTATTGGATATTCAAACAACTGTaacaaaagaatttttagataaatattcattaaaagAGAATGATGCTATATTGGCTGATGATAGTCATATACCATTATTTGAAGAGTTACTCTCAATGAAAGATACTGAATTTATTCCCGGTGGAGCAACACAAAATGCTCTTCGTGTTTCTCAATGGATTATTCAAAAACCAAATTGTTGTACATTTTTTGGAGCTGTTGGTGATGATAAATATGgaaaaacattaaaagaaataacatCATTATCTGGTGTAAATGctaaatatcaattaaattcATCCATCAAAACTGGTACTTGTGCTGTATTAATTAATGGTTCAAATAGATCACTTGCTGCTCATTTAGCTGCTGCTAATACATTTAATATGAATCATTTTGATGATCCTTCTAATGTTGAGTTAGTTAAAAAAGCTAAATATTACTACATTTctggattttttttaactgtCTGTCCACAAGCTATTCAATATGTTGCAAAACATTCATctgaagaaaataaaacatttgcAATGAATCTTGCAGCACCATTTATTTGTCaattctttaataataaattaaatgaagcTTTACCATATGTTGATATTATATTTGGAAATGAAAGTGAAGCTGAAGCTTATGCtgaatcaaataattttaatacaaaaaatttaaatgaaattgcTCTTAAATTGGCATCATTAccaaaagttaataaaaataaagaaagaCTTGTTATAATAACTCAAGGAGATAAACCAACAattgttgtaaaaaataatattgttacaGAATATCCAATTAATAGTATaccaaaagaaaaattagttGATACAAATGGTGCTGGAGATGCATTTTGTGGAGGATTTTTTTCACAATTTATTCAAGAAAAGGATCTTGATGAATGTATCAAGTGCGCAAACTATGCAGCTATGACAATCATCCAGCATCAAGGTTGTACACTTCCCAAGACATGTGAATATCATTAG
- a CDS encoding Mitochondrial uncoupling protein 4, protein MTNAGRIKNDDLKSSPYDNIKNVLLKYVLSCTAATAAETVTYPLDVTKTRLQISRDVKPAIQKPKGMIKMSMYIVKTEGMISLWRGVTPAIYRHYIYTGIRMGTYENIRNIWNDKYGDIRPFGTIQAMFCGLVSGAVAQFAASPMDLVKVQISTLQASKSLYKSQGFFGLWIGWIPNCQRAALLNMADLATYDTVKHWILRNTNLTDNWFTHGIASACSGLAAAIISLPSDVVKTRIMDQIRHVLDGKKDIPTYKGSIDCLMTIVRTEGFWALYRGFIPTYIRMAPWSLTFWICYEEIRKLTGAPSF, encoded by the exons aTGACTAATGCTGgtagaataaaaaatgacgatttaaaaagttctccatatgataatataaaaaatgtattactaaaatatgttttatctTGTACAGCAGCAACTGCAGCAGAAACAG taaCATATCCATTAGATGTTACAAAAACAAGATTACAAATATCTCGAGATGTTAAACCAGCAATACAAAAACCAAAAGGTATGATTAAGATGTCAATGTACATTGTTAAGACTGAAGGAATGATATCATTATGGAGAGGAGTTACTCCAGCAATTTATagacattatatatatacggGAATTAGAATGGGAACATATGAgaatataagaaatatatgGAATGATAAATATGGTGATATTAGACCATTTGGAACAATACAAGCTATGTTTTGTGGTTTAGTATCAGGAGCTGTCGCACAATTTGCTGCCAGTCCAATGGATTTAGTTAAAGTGCAAAT TAGTACATTACAAGCATCaaaatcattatataaaagtcAAGGATTTTTTGGTTTATGGATTGGATGGATACCTAACTGCCAAAGAGCTGCCTTATTAAATATGGCTGATTTAGCAACATATGATACTGTCAAACATTGGATTTTAAGGAATACTAATTTAACTGATAATTGGTTTACACATGGTATAGCAAGTGCTTGTTCTGGTTTAGCTGCTGCAATTATTTCTTTACCAAGTGATGTTGTTAAAACTCGTATAATGGATCAAATTCGCCATGTTCTTGATGGTAAAAA agatATACCTACTTATAAAGGATCAATAGACTGCCTTATGACAATTGTTAGAACAGAAGGTTTTTGGGCATTATATAGAGGATTTATTCCTACTTATATACGAAtg gcACCATGGTCATTGACATTTTGGATATGCTATGAAGAGATTCGCAAGTTAACAGGAGCACCaagtttttaa
- a CDS encoding Nuclear hormone receptor HR96, producing the protein MATSNSTLSNSVNNVTTKSCAVCGDIAIGTNFGVISCESCKAFFRRNGLRKTTITCPFQGNCLININSRKNCQACRLKKCINVGMKKDFITKNKNSKRYLNGNNNINNRGQKFYKVPCIDFKKRTKWNDKVDNYDIINENDNINLSKDEYESLINKIKNLEDQLYSKEKDECICICKCGFYPMNTKFSTIIKLKEENSQKELPKEVTILSMNKEEYKDSQKCILTEGYLNNNFTPTDPNTIQQSQVGYYNNVMLEDTITMNDYDKRNIINNSNLPFSYFNNNNNTKNIVNNTIPLESKQLKQFSLNSIPSISQDFFPCTLNIDTQVSNIIENEYSKKNDDCFKKTSLYITPPPSNIECSNSIQNMSGYFENWEMELLLELIKSNSIMKEPVNVSQPSNSNDFSLQDIVEFTNLAFRRTIQMSKMLSLFKQLDQNDQMALVKGGASEILILRGAMVYDVSRGGWKHYASKDATDLMIKIDVLKNSPEQSYYLKHKQFLETFNERWRKSEEVMLLLNVLILFNSARLNVQNINGVIAANFVYKHILKKYILYQCYNEEEGQREFDHLMNKLIELEELNKGLVSIYSLLTINEMDPLLIELFDLK; encoded by the exons atggcTACATCAAATTCAACATTATCTAATAGTGTAAATAATGTTACTACAAAATCTTGTGCT gtATGTGGTGATATTGCAATAGGAACAAATTTTGGTGTAATAAGTTGTGAAAGTTGCAAAGCATTTTTTAGAAGAAATGGTTTACGGAAAACAACAATTACTTGCCCATTTCAAGGaaattgtttaattaatatCAATAGTCGAAAAAATTGTCAAGCAtgtagattaaaaaaatgtattaatgttggaatgaaaaaagattttataacaaaaaataaaaattccaAACGATATTTGAatggtaataataatataaataatagaggacaaaaattttataaagtaccttgtattgattttaaaaaaagaacaaaatGGAATGATAAAGTGGATAATTATGatataattaatgaaaatgataatattaatcttTCAAAAGATGAATATGAgagtttaataaataaaattaaaaatttagaagaTCAACTTTACAGTAAAGAAAAAGATGAATGTATATGTATTTGTAAATGTGGTTTCTATCCGATGAATACTAAATTTTCaactattataaaattaaaagaagaaaattcTCAAAAAGAATTACCCAAAGAAGTCACAATTTTATCAATGAATAAAGAAGAATATAAAGATTCACAAAAGTGTATTTTAACAGAaggatatttaaataataattttactcCAACCGATCCAAATACTATACAACAATCTCAAGTTggttattataataatgttatgtTAGAAGATACCATTACTATGAATGATTATGATAagagaaatattattaataactcTAATTTAcctttttcatattttaacaacaataataatacaaaaaatattgttaataatacAATACCTTTAGAatcaaaacaattaaaacaattttctttaaatagtATACCAAGTATTTCTCAAGATTTTTTTCCATGtacattaaatattgatacacaagtatcaaatataattgaaaatgaatattctaaaaagaatgatgattgttttaaaaaaacatcatTATACATTACACCACCACCATCAAATATTGAATGTAGTAATTCAATTCAAAATATGTCAggatattttgaaaattggGAAATGGAATTGTTGTtagaattaattaaaagCAATAGTATTATGAAAGAACCTGTTAATGTTTCGCAACCATCAAATTCAAATGACTTTTCTTTACAAGATATTGTTGAATTTACAAATTTAGCTTTTAGAAGAACAATTCAAATGTCAAAAATgttaagtttatttaaacaattagATCAAAATGATCAAATGGCATTAGTTAAAGGTGGTGCTAGTGAAATTCTTATTCTTCGTGGTGCAATGGTATATGATGTTAGTCGAGGTGGTTGGAAACATTATGCATCTAAAGATGCAACAGAtcttatgataaaaattgatgttttaaaaaattcaccTGAACAATCGTACTATCTTAAACATAAACAATTTCTTGAAACATTTAATGAAAGATGGCGTAAAAGTGAAGAAGttatgttattattaaatgttcTTATATTATTCAATTCAGCAAGATTAAATgttcaaaatattaatggtGTTATTGCAGctaattttgtatataaacatatattaaaaaaatatatattatatcaatgTTATAATGAGGAGGAAGGTCAAAGAGAATTTGATcatttaatgaataaattaattgaacTTGAAGAGTTGAATAAAGGATTAGTTAGTATATATAGTTTATTAACTATTAATGAAATGGATCCACttttaattgaattatttgatttaaaataa